From Syngnathus scovelli strain Florida chromosome 14, RoL_Ssco_1.2, whole genome shotgun sequence, one genomic window encodes:
- the fam177a1 gene encoding protein FAM177A1, with translation MADLSLYLTNMNVSLGRNMEGNKSVEDVEDFERVEMGNTGERQGRVKLPRRTIHFASGETMEEYSTDEEEEEPVKKEVVTADPSKLTWGPYFWFHMWRMATSTISVCDYMGERLASLFGITAPKYQYAIDEYYRIKKEQEEEEEEDRLADEAERQYAEQQRSERKDAAPSSVEQPEALGASFVNVSFDHKPEDPLSTPDNNRAPCPLPS, from the exons ATGGCAGACTTGTCATTGTATTTAACTAATATGAACGTTTCGTTGGGACGAAATATGGAAGGTAACAAG AGTGTAGAAGATGTGGAAGACTTCGAGAGAGTGGAGATGGGCAACACTGGCGAGAGGCAGGGGAGGGTTAAGCTTCCCCGGAGGACCATCCACTTTGCCAGTGGCGAAACAATGGAAGAGTACAGTACtgatgaagaggaagaggaacctGTAAAAAAAGAGGTGGTTACTGCGGATCCG TCCAAACTGACCTGGGGACCATACTTCTGGTTCCACATGTGGCGAATGGCAACGTCAACTATTTCAG TGTGTGACTACATGGGAGAGAGACTTGCCTCTCTTTTTGGCATCACTGCTCCGAAATACCAGTACGCCATTGATGAGTACTACCGTATTAAGAAAGAG caggaggaagaagaggaggaggaccgTCTGGCTGATGAGGCAGAGCGTCAATATGCAGAGCAGCAGAGGAGCGAGAGGAAGGATGCTGCTCCATCTAGCGTGGAGCAGCCTGAAGCATTAGGAGCTTCCTTTGTTAATGTTTCCTTTGACCACAAGCCTGAAGACCCTCTCAGCACTCCCGACAACAACAGAGCGCCTTGTCCTCTCCCTTCATGA
- the ppp2r3c gene encoding serine/threonine-protein phosphatase 2A regulatory subunit B'' subunit gamma isoform X2, with amino-acid sequence MAKENGTGWSDILKRRLANSNRDERTQEEKKSEEMELFGKYYSEWKGGSNRNKSYKNIPRFYFRLPAEDEVLLQKLREESRAVFLQRKSSELLDHEELQNLWFLLEKHQVPPVNSEEAMISYEAYLQVGELAGPKCNKFFTARLYAKLLHSDPYGRISIMQFFNYVMRKVWLHQTRIGLSLYDVAGQGYLRESDLENYILELIPTLPQLDGLEKSFYSFYVCTAVRKFFFFLDPLRTGKIKIQDILACSFLDDLLELRDEESKESQESNWFSAPSALRVYGQYLNLDKDHNGMLSKEELSRYGTATLTSVFLERVFQECLTYDGEMDYKTYLDFVLALENKKEPAALQYIFKLLDMDNQGYLNVFSLNYFFRAIQDQMKVHCQVPVSFQDVKDEIFDMVKPKDPYKITLQDLVNSCQGDTVTSILIDLNGFWTYENREAPVANDTDSTNTASNEDS; translated from the exons ATGGCTAAAGAAAATGGGACTGGTTGGTCGGATATTTTAAAAAGGAGGCTAGCAAACTCAAACAGAG ATGAAAGAACACAAGAGGAAAAGAAATCTGAAGAAATGGAGCTGTTTGGCAAATATTATTCCGAATGGAAGGGTGGAAGTAACAGAAACAAATCCTACAAGAACATCCCTCGATTCTACTTTAGG TTACCCGCGGAGGATGAAGTTCTGCTCCAGAAACTGAGAGAAGAATCGAGAGCGGTTTTCCTTCAGAGGAAGAGCAGCGAACTCTTGGATCATGAGGAACTCCAG AATCTGTGGTTTCTGCTTGAGAAGCACCAGGTACCTCCAGTGAATAGTGAAGAGGCCATGATAAGTTATGAAGCCTACCTGCAGGTGGGCGAATTGGCTGGACCCAAGTGCAA CAAATTCTTCACAGCCAGATTGTATGCCAAGCTGCTGCACAGTGATCCCTACGGCAGGATCTCCATCATGCAGTTCTTCAATTACGTCATGAGGAAAG TGTGGCTGCATCAGACCCGTATCGGTCTGAGTCTCTACGATGTGGCGGGACAGGGCTACCTCAGGGAGTCT GATCTGGAAAACTATATATTGGAGTTGATCCCAACGCTACCTCAGCTGGATGGACTGGAGAAGTCTTTTTACTCTTTTTATGTCTGCACCGCTGTCCgcaagtttttctttttccttgacCCGCTTCGTACGG gaaAGATTAAAATCCAGGACATCCTGGCCTGCAGTTTTTTGGATGATTTATTAGAG TTAAGAGATGAGGAGTCGAAGGAGAGTCAAGAGTCCAACTGGTTCTCTGCACCTTCAGCTCTCAGAGTCTATG GGCAGTACCTCAACCTAGATAAGGACCACAATGGCATGTTGAGCAAGGAGGAGTTGTCACGCTATGGCACAGCCACGCTCACATCAGTCTTCCTCGAACGAGTGTTTCAGGAGTGCCTCACTTACGACGGAGAAATG GATTACAAGACTTATTTAGACTTTGTATTGGCCTTGGAAAACAAGAAGGAGCCAGCAGCACTGCAGTATATTTTTAAGCTTTTAGACATGGACAACCAAGGATACCTCAATGTCTTCTCCCTCAACTATTTCTTCAGG GCCATCCAGGATCAGATGAAAGTGCACTGTCAAGTGCCTGTCTCCTTCCAGGATGTCAAG GATGAGATCTTTGATATGGTGAAGCCTAAAGACCCCTATAAGATCACACTCCAGGACTTGGTGAACAGTTGCCAGGGTGACACGGTCACCAGCATCCTGATTGACCTCAATGGCTTCTGGACTTACGAGAACAGAGAAGCGCCTGTTGCCAATGACACTGACAGCACTAACACAGCCAGTAATGAGGACTCCTAA
- the ppp2r3c gene encoding serine/threonine-protein phosphatase 2A regulatory subunit B'' subunit gamma isoform X1, with amino-acid sequence MSSSQAPYDDSPQGEHPPSSSASLLSSSPSPQRTRILGWKDFADDERTQEEKKSEEMELFGKYYSEWKGGSNRNKSYKNIPRFYFRLPAEDEVLLQKLREESRAVFLQRKSSELLDHEELQNLWFLLEKHQVPPVNSEEAMISYEAYLQVGELAGPKCNKFFTARLYAKLLHSDPYGRISIMQFFNYVMRKVWLHQTRIGLSLYDVAGQGYLRESDLENYILELIPTLPQLDGLEKSFYSFYVCTAVRKFFFFLDPLRTGKIKIQDILACSFLDDLLELRDEESKESQESNWFSAPSALRVYGQYLNLDKDHNGMLSKEELSRYGTATLTSVFLERVFQECLTYDGEMDYKTYLDFVLALENKKEPAALQYIFKLLDMDNQGYLNVFSLNYFFRAIQDQMKVHCQVPVSFQDVKDEIFDMVKPKDPYKITLQDLVNSCQGDTVTSILIDLNGFWTYENREAPVANDTDSTNTASNEDS; translated from the exons ATGTCCTCCTCGCAGGCTCCTTATGATGATTCTCCTCAGGGAGAACACCCGCCTTCCTCTTCAGCATCTCTGCTGTCCTCTTCGCCGTCCCCGCAGCGAACACGGATTTTGGGATGGAAGGATTTTGCCGACG ATGAAAGAACACAAGAGGAAAAGAAATCTGAAGAAATGGAGCTGTTTGGCAAATATTATTCCGAATGGAAGGGTGGAAGTAACAGAAACAAATCCTACAAGAACATCCCTCGATTCTACTTTAGG TTACCCGCGGAGGATGAAGTTCTGCTCCAGAAACTGAGAGAAGAATCGAGAGCGGTTTTCCTTCAGAGGAAGAGCAGCGAACTCTTGGATCATGAGGAACTCCAG AATCTGTGGTTTCTGCTTGAGAAGCACCAGGTACCTCCAGTGAATAGTGAAGAGGCCATGATAAGTTATGAAGCCTACCTGCAGGTGGGCGAATTGGCTGGACCCAAGTGCAA CAAATTCTTCACAGCCAGATTGTATGCCAAGCTGCTGCACAGTGATCCCTACGGCAGGATCTCCATCATGCAGTTCTTCAATTACGTCATGAGGAAAG TGTGGCTGCATCAGACCCGTATCGGTCTGAGTCTCTACGATGTGGCGGGACAGGGCTACCTCAGGGAGTCT GATCTGGAAAACTATATATTGGAGTTGATCCCAACGCTACCTCAGCTGGATGGACTGGAGAAGTCTTTTTACTCTTTTTATGTCTGCACCGCTGTCCgcaagtttttctttttccttgacCCGCTTCGTACGG gaaAGATTAAAATCCAGGACATCCTGGCCTGCAGTTTTTTGGATGATTTATTAGAG TTAAGAGATGAGGAGTCGAAGGAGAGTCAAGAGTCCAACTGGTTCTCTGCACCTTCAGCTCTCAGAGTCTATG GGCAGTACCTCAACCTAGATAAGGACCACAATGGCATGTTGAGCAAGGAGGAGTTGTCACGCTATGGCACAGCCACGCTCACATCAGTCTTCCTCGAACGAGTGTTTCAGGAGTGCCTCACTTACGACGGAGAAATG GATTACAAGACTTATTTAGACTTTGTATTGGCCTTGGAAAACAAGAAGGAGCCAGCAGCACTGCAGTATATTTTTAAGCTTTTAGACATGGACAACCAAGGATACCTCAATGTCTTCTCCCTCAACTATTTCTTCAGG GCCATCCAGGATCAGATGAAAGTGCACTGTCAAGTGCCTGTCTCCTTCCAGGATGTCAAG GATGAGATCTTTGATATGGTGAAGCCTAAAGACCCCTATAAGATCACACTCCAGGACTTGGTGAACAGTTGCCAGGGTGACACGGTCACCAGCATCCTGATTGACCTCAATGGCTTCTGGACTTACGAGAACAGAGAAGCGCCTGTTGCCAATGACACTGACAGCACTAACACAGCCAGTAATGAGGACTCCTAA